The following proteins are encoded in a genomic region of Amycolatopsis sulphurea:
- a CDS encoding type VII secretion protein EccB, with translation MQTQKDHVEAYSFLIGRMTSALVLGDPSHLDVPARRAWIGLLVGLLLGLLIAVGFFIYGLIAHHTGSAPAPAPNPGHAI, from the coding sequence GTGCAGACGCAAAAGGACCACGTCGAGGCGTACTCGTTCCTGATCGGACGGATGACCTCGGCACTGGTGCTCGGCGACCCGAGCCACCTGGACGTGCCTGCCAGGCGGGCCTGGATTGGTCTGCTGGTCGGGCTGCTGCTCGGCCTGCTGATCGCGGTCGGGTTCTTCATCTACGGGCTGATCGCGCACCACACCGGTTCGGCGCCGGCTCCGGCGCCGAATCCCGGCCACGCGATCTGA